The following proteins are encoded in a genomic region of Arcobacter cloacae:
- the upp gene encoding uracil phosphoribosyltransferase, translating into MYKESTNVVVKHLVNRLRDVRTTSNEFRLTIEEISRILASEALNDFPTITQNINTWQGALDVEVIEVQKLVLIPILRAGEPMLTGILRTLPYAKSGFLAMKRDEETSLSKLFYENIPNLENKTVILLDPMVATGGSLIDGIEYLKSKNAKKIITLNIIGSPFGVKKVTEAHPDVDMFIAQIDERLDENNYIRPGLGDAGDRAFNTH; encoded by the coding sequence ATGTATAAAGAAAGTACAAATGTTGTAGTTAAACATTTAGTTAATAGATTAAGAGATGTAAGAACAACTTCAAATGAATTTAGATTAACAATTGAAGAGATTTCAAGAATTTTAGCTTCAGAGGCTTTAAATGATTTTCCAACAATAACTCAAAATATAAATACTTGGCAAGGTGCTCTTGATGTTGAAGTTATTGAAGTTCAAAAACTTGTTCTTATTCCTATTTTAAGAGCTGGTGAGCCAATGCTTACAGGAATTTTAAGAACATTACCTTATGCAAAAAGTGGATTTTTAGCAATGAAAAGAGATGAAGAGACATCTTTGAGTAAATTATTTTACGAAAACATACCCAATTTAGAAAATAAAACTGTAATTTTACTTGACCCAATGGTTGCAACGGGTGGTTCTTTAATTGATGGGATAGAATACTTAAAAAGTAAAAATGCTAAAAAAATTATAACTTTAAACATAATTGGTTCACCATTTGGTGTAAAAAAAGTTACAGAAGCTCATCCTGATGTTGATATGTTTATAGCGCAAATTGATGAAAGATTAGATGAGAATAACTACATAAGACCAGGTCTTGGAGATGCTGGAGATAGAGCTTTTAACACTCACTAA
- a CDS encoding uracil-xanthine permease family protein, producing MKPTDYNFRVKDSVLGLQFLFVAFGALVLVPILTGLDPNVALFTAGVGTLIFQFVNKNCVPPIFLASSFAFIAPISYGVATWGIPATMSGLVAAGLLYVVLSFLIRLKGDNFLHKLLPSVVVGPVIISIGLILSPVAVNMAMGKTGDGAVVLVPFEQAIIISMVALIVTILVSLLGKGIFKLVPILLGIISGYLISLYFGLIDFSGVSKASWFAMPNFVAPEFNWQAILFILPIAIAPAIEHIGDMLAISSVTKQDYLKKPGLKNTLLGDGLATSVASLFGGPPNTTYSEVTGAVTVTKAYNPAIMTWAAIFAILLAFVGKLGAILATIPVPVMGGIMLLLFGIIATLGISTLSKANIDFSCPRNMAIVSVILVFSIGGMTFNFGGVPFAGIGLGAIIGIILNLVLPKAL from the coding sequence ATGAAACCTACAGATTATAACTTTAGAGTTAAAGATTCAGTTTTGGGATTACAGTTTTTGTTTGTTGCTTTTGGAGCTTTAGTATTAGTTCCAATTTTAACAGGACTTGACCCAAATGTTGCACTTTTTACGGCAGGTGTTGGAACGCTTATTTTTCAGTTTGTAAATAAAAATTGTGTTCCACCGATTTTTCTAGCTTCATCTTTTGCATTTATAGCACCTATTTCTTATGGTGTTGCAACATGGGGAATTCCTGCAACCATGTCAGGACTTGTTGCTGCTGGACTTTTGTATGTGGTATTAAGTTTTTTAATTAGGTTAAAAGGAGATAATTTTTTACATAAACTACTTCCTTCAGTTGTTGTAGGACCTGTAATTATCTCGATTGGTCTTATTTTATCTCCAGTTGCTGTAAATATGGCAATGGGGAAAACAGGTGATGGAGCAGTTGTTTTAGTACCATTTGAACAAGCAATAATAATATCAATGGTAGCTTTGATTGTAACTATTTTAGTTTCTTTATTAGGAAAAGGAATTTTTAAATTAGTTCCTATTTTATTAGGAATTATAAGTGGATATTTAATCTCTTTATATTTTGGATTAATAGATTTTTCAGGTGTTTCAAAAGCTTCTTGGTTTGCAATGCCAAATTTTGTTGCACCTGAGTTTAATTGGCAAGCTATACTTTTTATTTTACCTATAGCAATTGCTCCTGCAATTGAACATATAGGAGATATGTTAGCCATTTCAAGTGTTACAAAACAAGATTACTTAAAAAAACCAGGTTTAAAAAATACACTTTTAGGAGATGGTTTAGCAACTTCTGTTGCTTCACTTTTTGGTGGACCTCCAAATACAACATATTCGGAAGTAACAGGAGCTGTAACTGTTACAAAGGCTTATAATCCAGCTATTATGACTTGGGCTGCTATATTTGCTATTTTATTAGCTTTTGTTGGAAAACTAGGAGCAATACTTGCTACTATTCCTGTTCCAGTTATGGGTGGAATTATGCTTTTATTATTTGGAATTATTGCAACTTTAGGGATTAGTACACTTTCAAAAGCAAATATAGATTTTTCTTGTCCTAGAAATATGGCAATAGTTTCAGTTATATTGGTATTTTCTATTGGTGGAATGACATTTAATTTTGGTGGAGTTCCTTTTGCTGGTATTGGTCTTGGGGCTATAATAGGAATAATTTTGAATCTTGTTTTACCTAAAGCTTTATAA
- a CDS encoding YajQ family cyclic di-GMP-binding protein: MAAKEHQFDISAKLDMQEMKNAVIQAQKEIDTRYDFKGISKELDLNIGAKTLTLISSSDNKIDAMRDILISKMNKRGISINSLEELKKEDSSGGNRKYTYKIIDSIEKDEAKRIQTEIKNLKLKVSAVNQGDEIRVTGKNIDDLQAIMKHLRSLDLKAPLVFDNFK; this comes from the coding sequence ATGGCAGCAAAAGAACATCAATTTGATATTTCAGCAAAACTAGATATGCAAGAGATGAAAAATGCAGTAATTCAAGCTCAAAAAGAGATAGATACAAGATATGATTTTAAAGGTATTTCTAAAGAGTTGGATTTAAATATTGGGGCTAAAACTTTAACTTTAATCTCTTCAAGTGATAATAAAATAGATGCTATGAGAGATATTTTAATTTCAAAAATGAACAAAAGAGGAATTTCTATAAATTCACTAGAAGAGTTAAAAAAAGAGGATTCAAGTGGTGGAAATAGAAAATATACTTATAAAATTATTGATAGTATAGAAAAAGATGAAGCAAAAAGAATTCAAACTGAAATTAAGAACTTAAAATTAAAAGTAAGTGCTGTAAATCAAGGTGATGAAATCAGAGTTACTGGAAAGAATATTGATGATTTACAAGCAATTATGAAACATTTAAGAAGCTTAGATCTAAAAGCTCCTTTAGTATTTGATAATTTCAAATAA
- a CDS encoding response regulator transcription factor, translating into MKVLLLEDDVALSDLLNEHLEDKGFEVTLCTNGQEALENLVDKKFDFALLDINTPNITGIEVLKRVRTEYKNNIPIIILTAYQDTKHLKESFENGVDDYIKKPFDLEELDQRILKLCRQFLIEQDNKIKIDENLYFEPLTCKIFKDNQIINLAQKERDILKYFCTHKSRVISSEELLQNIWTYDEMPTDATIRVYIKNLREIIGKEKITTIRAIGYRFE; encoded by the coding sequence ATGAAAGTTTTGTTATTAGAAGATGATGTTGCTTTAAGTGATTTATTAAATGAACATTTAGAAGATAAAGGTTTTGAAGTTACGTTATGTACAAATGGACAAGAAGCATTAGAAAATTTAGTAGATAAAAAATTTGATTTTGCCTTGCTTGATATAAATACTCCAAATATCACAGGAATAGAGGTTTTAAAAAGAGTAAGAACTGAATACAAAAATAATATTCCTATAATAATATTAACAGCTTACCAAGATACAAAACACTTAAAAGAATCATTTGAAAATGGTGTTGATGATTATATAAAAAAGCCTTTTGATTTAGAAGAGTTAGACCAAAGAATACTAAAACTTTGTAGGCAGTTTTTAATAGAACAAGATAATAAAATCAAAATTGATGAAAACTTATATTTTGAACCTTTGACTTGTAAAATATTTAAAGATAATCAAATAATAAATCTAGCACAAAAAGAAAGAGATATTTTAAAATATTTTTGTACCCATAAAAGTAGAGTAATCTCAAGTGAGGAATTACTTCAAAATATTTGGACTTATGACGAAATGCCAACAGATGCAACTATTAGAGTATATATAAAAAATCTAAGAGAGATAATAGGAAAAGAGAAAATTACAACAATAAGAGCAATAGGATATAGATTTGAATAA
- a CDS encoding sensor histidine kinase: protein MNKDEKKALISFLAIYIISTILLLGVILYIYYKNETKMLEQSCSMQLHSTSMQIKNEIINKYMKNQKFNPAKLDNVNIKYALFDTHKKVIFSYLDEKFTIDFSKSSYQNEFYNYFITTLDEENIPIKYIVLETCQEVQSKSKLQIFILVILFLSSIFIGFIGYLLSKILLKPVRQRVESMDKFIKDSAHELNTPISVLMTSVSMLKNGKNPQKMMKYILSSSKQISQIYNDIHFSAFNELNEDVFEKFNLKDLISESVEFFNDISITKNIVINSELEDCFIKMDRTKTQKIVNNLLSNAIKYSKKDSTIEVILKDNILKVTDFGIGISIDEQKEIFKRYKRGNNIEGGFGIGLDIVKRVCDEYNLDLTLKSQIDKGTTFCIDFSTILNKDFIC, encoded by the coding sequence TTGAATAAAGATGAAAAAAAAGCACTTATTAGTTTTTTAGCTATTTATATAATTTCAACTATTTTACTTTTGGGAGTAATTTTATATATTTATTATAAAAATGAAACAAAAATGCTTGAACAGAGTTGTTCTATGCAGTTGCATAGTACTTCTATGCAAATAAAGAATGAGATTATAAATAAATATATGAAAAATCAAAAGTTTAATCCTGCTAAATTAGACAATGTAAATATAAAATACGCTCTTTTTGATACTCATAAAAAAGTAATTTTTTCATATTTAGATGAAAAATTTACAATTGACTTTTCAAAAAGCAGTTATCAAAATGAATTTTATAACTACTTTATAACTACTTTAGATGAAGAAAATATCCCAATAAAATATATAGTATTAGAGACTTGTCAAGAGGTTCAAAGTAAAAGTAAATTGCAGATTTTTATTTTAGTAATTTTATTTTTGAGTTCTATTTTTATAGGTTTTATTGGCTATTTGTTATCAAAAATTTTATTAAAACCTGTTAGACAAAGGGTTGAATCTATGGATAAATTTATAAAAGATTCAGCACATGAATTAAATACACCTATTTCAGTCTTGATGACGTCCGTTTCAATGCTTAAAAATGGTAAAAATCCACAAAAAATGATGAAGTATATTTTAAGTAGTTCAAAACAGATTTCACAAATATATAATGATATTCATTTTTCAGCTTTTAACGAATTAAACGAAGATGTGTTTGAGAAATTTAATCTAAAAGATTTAATAAGTGAAAGTGTTGAGTTTTTCAATGATATTTCTATAACCAAAAATATAGTTATAAATTCTGAGTTAGAAGATTGTTTTATTAAAATGGATAGAACAAAAACTCAAAAAATAGTAAATAATTTATTATCTAATGCTATTAAATATAGTAAAAAAGACTCCACTATTGAAGTTATTCTAAAAGATAATATTTTAAAAGTTACCGATTTTGGAATAGGAATTAGTATTGATGAACAAAAAGAGATTTTTAAAAGATATAAAAGAGGAAATAATATAGAAGGTGGTTTTGGGATAGGTTTAGACATTGTAAAAAGGGTTTGTGATGAATATAATTTGGATTTAACTTTAAAATCACAAATAGATAAAGGAACAACTTTTTGTATAGACTTTTCTACCATATTAAATAAAGATTTTATTTGTTAG
- a CDS encoding NUDIX domain-containing protein, protein MINIIEDIKISELKDTKFVHPIKVTFNQNGKNKSWEAVRSHDSVAILLYHKEKDSFLLVKQFRMPVYLSDNSKTFTYELCAGLLDKNKSIEEIVIEEIDEECGYKVDINSIQKVTSFFTNVGISGGCQHLYFAVIDESMKIHDGGGINDEQIELFFLPINQSEEFIFDESKAKTPGLIFSFYWFLKNKKALGF, encoded by the coding sequence ATGATAAATATAATTGAAGATATAAAAATAAGTGAATTAAAAGATACAAAATTTGTACATCCTATAAAAGTAACATTTAATCAAAATGGTAAAAATAAGAGTTGGGAAGCTGTACGAAGTCATGATAGTGTAGCAATACTTTTATATCATAAAGAAAAAGACTCTTTTTTACTTGTAAAACAGTTTCGTATGCCTGTTTATTTAAGTGATAATAGTAAAACTTTTACTTATGAGTTATGTGCAGGACTTTTAGATAAGAATAAATCAATAGAAGAGATAGTTATTGAAGAAATAGATGAAGAGTGTGGATATAAAGTTGATATAAATAGTATTCAAAAAGTAACCTCTTTTTTTACAAATGTTGGAATAAGTGGAGGTTGTCAGCATCTTTATTTTGCAGTTATTGATGAATCAATGAAAATTCACGATGGAGGAGGAATAAATGATGAACAAATTGAGTTGTTTTTCCTTCCAATAAATCAAAGTGAAGAGTTTATTTTTGATGAATCAAAAGCAAAAACTCCTGGTTTGATATTTAGTTTTTATTGGTTTTTAAAAAATAAAAAAGCTTTAGGATTTTAG
- a CDS encoding c-type cytochrome, whose protein sequence is MKLFYLFFLINLFLFAQEPTLENKQQSEITNQQQEDFLNINNSFITKYEYGKMLFNNPRGIGCSNCHGEDARGRKIVEFKHIHDKKTYNCSLVAPDIKDIEYELFYTKVNSKKNPNLKFEKEQVCDKLIHYANVMPTYFLVEEEIEAIYHYIKNLNEKK, encoded by the coding sequence ATGAAATTATTTTATTTATTTTTTTTAATTAATCTATTTTTATTTGCCCAAGAGCCAACTCTTGAAAATAAACAGCAAAGTGAAATTACTAATCAACAACAAGAGGATTTCTTAAATATAAATAACTCTTTTATTACAAAATATGAATATGGGAAAATGCTATTTAATAATCCAAGAGGAATAGGGTGTAGTAATTGTCATGGAGAAGATGCAAGAGGAAGGAAAATAGTAGAATTTAAACACATTCATGATAAAAAAACATATAATTGTAGTTTAGTTGCTCCTGATATTAAAGATATCGAGTATGAACTATTTTACACAAAAGTTAATTCAAAAAAGAATCCAAATTTAAAGTTTGAAAAAGAGCAAGTTTGTGATAAGTTAATACATTATGCAAATGTTATGCCAACTTACTTTTTAGTTGAAGAAGAGATAGAAGCAATTTATCATTATATTAAAAATTTAAATGAGAAAAAGTAG